In Microbacterium laevaniformans, a single window of DNA contains:
- a CDS encoding arginine--tRNA ligase produces MNPDALAAALLAAIAPLAEARRPGSSAGLTAADFPLERPRNRDHGDWASNAALKLGKVVGVNPREFAQEIADALAATDGVASVEVAGPGFINIRLEAGAAGALAKTIVEAGAAYGTNDTQRGQSINLEFVSANPTGPMHIGHTRWAALGDAIARVLLASGATLVREFYINDAGAQMDRFGRSVLAAIKGEPTPEDGYPGSYIGDLASRVLAELPGILDLSDDEQLVQARDRAYALQLADLQASLEKFNVHFDVFFSERTLHAHGPNGEPSLVDEAVDRLRAQGHVFEQDDAIWVRTTDFGDDKDRVIRRSNGEYTYFAADAAYYLNKSDRGFAHKIYLLGADHHGYVHRLKALAGAAGDDPEKDIEVLIGQLVSVNGARLSKRAGNIIELDDLRDWLGTDALRYSLARYPADSPLTLDPEILTKRTNDNPVFYVQYAHARTHNVARNGADSGVDRSVFAPELLEHETESALLGALQEFPRIVAYAAEVREPHRVARYLEELASLYHRWYDNCRVTPLGDEPVTDLHRTRLWLNDATGQVLRNGLDLLGVSAPERM; encoded by the coding sequence ATGAATCCCGATGCCCTCGCCGCCGCCCTCCTCGCCGCCATCGCCCCGCTCGCCGAGGCGCGACGTCCCGGCTCGAGCGCCGGTCTGACCGCGGCCGATTTCCCCCTGGAGCGCCCGCGCAACCGTGACCACGGCGACTGGGCGTCCAACGCCGCCCTGAAGCTCGGCAAGGTCGTCGGGGTCAACCCGCGCGAGTTCGCGCAGGAGATCGCCGACGCGCTCGCCGCGACCGACGGCGTCGCCAGCGTCGAGGTCGCCGGGCCGGGGTTCATCAACATCCGCCTCGAGGCGGGCGCGGCCGGCGCCCTCGCCAAGACCATCGTCGAGGCAGGCGCGGCCTACGGCACCAACGACACCCAGCGCGGACAGAGCATCAACCTCGAGTTCGTCAGCGCCAACCCCACCGGGCCCATGCACATCGGGCACACCCGGTGGGCAGCGCTCGGCGACGCGATCGCCCGCGTGCTGCTGGCCAGCGGCGCGACGCTCGTGCGCGAGTTCTACATCAACGACGCAGGCGCGCAGATGGACCGCTTCGGACGTTCCGTCCTCGCCGCGATCAAGGGCGAACCGACGCCCGAGGACGGCTACCCGGGCTCCTACATCGGCGATCTCGCCAGCCGCGTGCTCGCCGAGCTGCCCGGCATCCTCGATCTCTCCGACGATGAGCAGCTGGTGCAGGCACGTGACCGCGCCTACGCCCTGCAGCTCGCCGATCTGCAGGCGTCGCTGGAGAAGTTCAACGTGCACTTCGACGTCTTCTTCAGCGAGCGCACGCTCCACGCGCACGGCCCGAACGGCGAGCCCAGCCTCGTCGACGAGGCCGTCGACCGTCTGCGCGCGCAGGGCCACGTGTTCGAGCAGGACGACGCCATCTGGGTGCGCACGACCGACTTCGGCGACGACAAGGATCGTGTCATCCGCCGCTCCAACGGCGAGTACACCTACTTCGCCGCCGACGCCGCGTACTACCTCAACAAGAGCGACCGCGGCTTCGCGCACAAGATCTATCTGCTCGGCGCCGACCACCACGGCTACGTCCACCGTCTCAAGGCGCTCGCCGGTGCTGCCGGCGACGACCCCGAGAAGGACATCGAGGTGCTCATCGGTCAGCTCGTGTCGGTCAACGGTGCCCGCCTGTCCAAGCGCGCCGGCAACATCATCGAGCTGGACGACCTGCGCGACTGGCTCGGCACCGACGCGCTGCGCTACTCGCTGGCGCGCTACCCCGCCGACTCGCCGCTGACGCTCGATCCCGAGATCCTCACGAAGCGCACGAACGACAACCCCGTGTTCTACGTGCAGTACGCGCACGCCCGCACGCACAACGTCGCCCGCAACGGCGCCGACTCCGGTGTCGATCGCAGCGTCTTCGCCCCCGAGTTGCTCGAGCACGAGACCGAGTCGGCGCTGCTCGGGGCACTGCAGGAGTTCCCGCGCATCGTGGCCTACGCCGCCGAGGTGCGCGAGCCGCACCGCGTCGCGCGCTACCTCGAAGAGCTCGCGAGCCTGTACCACCGGTGGTACGACAACTGCCGCGTGACCCCGCTCGGCGACGAGCCCGTCACCGACCTGCACCGCACGCGCCTCTGGCTCAACGACGCCACCGGCCAGGTGCTCCGCAACGGCTTGGACCTGCTCGGAGTGAGCGCACCGGAGCGGATGTGA
- a CDS encoding LmeA family phospholipid-binding protein — protein MNDQHPTQPLADPSARWVLSTDAAASAPRRRGRRWPWLIAVIAVAVLAAGAWFAGEHIARGIVERTIRDQVASRLDIPADRHVDVDVRGAVIPQLIGGRLDDVTVSAADVSLGALTGDVEVHAAGVPIRGDAPLQSASATVRLDQDQVRALLGTVDGFPADAVTVEAPDIVMSTELKAFSLSVPVGVSLTPSASGGDLVLTPRTLRVSGAEVSADVLIDQFGALARTVVRDWNVCVRQYLPAGLTLTAVRVDGAQVVADIAIDPRITVDAALQQKGTCS, from the coding sequence GTGAACGACCAGCACCCCACGCAGCCGCTTGCCGACCCCTCTGCGCGGTGGGTGCTGTCGACGGATGCCGCGGCATCCGCCCCTCGGCGGCGAGGCCGCCGCTGGCCCTGGCTGATCGCCGTGATTGCCGTCGCAGTGCTCGCGGCGGGCGCGTGGTTCGCGGGGGAGCACATCGCCCGCGGCATCGTGGAGCGGACGATTCGCGACCAGGTCGCCTCCCGCCTGGACATCCCCGCCGACCGGCACGTCGACGTCGATGTGCGCGGCGCGGTGATCCCGCAGCTGATCGGCGGTCGTCTCGACGACGTCACGGTCTCGGCCGCCGACGTGAGCCTGGGCGCGCTGACCGGCGATGTCGAAGTGCATGCGGCGGGTGTGCCCATCCGCGGTGACGCCCCGCTGCAGAGCGCGAGCGCGACGGTGCGGCTCGACCAGGATCAGGTGCGGGCGCTGCTGGGTACCGTCGACGGATTTCCCGCGGATGCCGTCACCGTCGAGGCTCCCGACATCGTGATGTCGACGGAGCTGAAGGCGTTCTCCCTCTCGGTGCCCGTCGGCGTGAGCCTCACGCCGTCGGCATCCGGCGGCGATCTCGTTCTCACCCCTCGCACCCTCCGTGTCTCGGGAGCCGAGGTGTCCGCCGATGTGCTGATCGACCAGTTCGGAGCGCTGGCGCGCACCGTGGTGCGCGACTGGAACGTGTGCGTGAGGCAATACCTGCCGGCCGGGCTCACGCTCACCGCCGTGCGCGTGGACGGCGCGCAGGTGGTCGCCGACATCGCCATCGATCCGCGGATCACCGTCGATGCGGCGCTGCAGCAGAAGGGCACCTGCAGCTGA
- the lysA gene encoding diaminopimelate decarboxylase, translated as MSAASDRPLVPAWLAEPADANALAPLVWPSSAARDADGQLEIAGVGVRDLRARFGTPLYVLDEDGVRTRAREVREAFTVAAARRGVQARIYYAGKAFLSTEVVRWVTEEGLAVDVATGGELAVALAAGADPSRLGLHGNNKSVAELERAVEIGIGSIVIDSRIELERLAAIVERRRADDAAPQAVLVRVNSGVHAETHDFLATAHEDQKFGFALSDAPAVVARIRELPGLRFVGLHCHIGSQIFGTRGFEESAARVVDLHAELLAGGDIPLLNLGGGFGIAYTSVDEPTPIADLAEGIVEAVARECDVRGIPLPNLAFEPGRTIVGRAGVTLYEVGTVKPVHASDDLTRLYVSVDGGMSDNARPALYGAQYSARLASRASDVAPALSRVVGRHCESGDIVVDAEYLPGDITPGDLLAVPATGAYCFSLSSNYNYVPRPPVVAVRGGTARVIVRGESIDDLLARDLGVATPASAETSPAEEKE; from the coding sequence GTGTCCGCCGCCTCCGACCGCCCGCTCGTGCCCGCGTGGCTTGCCGAACCGGCCGACGCGAACGCGCTCGCCCCGCTGGTGTGGCCGTCCTCGGCCGCGCGTGATGCCGACGGCCAGCTCGAGATCGCGGGCGTCGGCGTTCGGGACCTGCGCGCGCGGTTCGGCACTCCTTTGTACGTCCTCGACGAGGACGGTGTCCGCACGCGCGCACGAGAGGTGCGCGAAGCGTTCACCGTGGCGGCCGCGCGCCGCGGCGTGCAGGCACGCATCTATTACGCCGGCAAGGCGTTCCTCTCGACCGAGGTCGTGCGCTGGGTGACCGAGGAAGGCCTCGCCGTCGACGTCGCCACCGGCGGCGAGCTCGCTGTCGCCCTCGCCGCCGGCGCCGACCCGTCCCGCCTCGGCCTGCACGGCAACAACAAGTCGGTCGCCGAGCTCGAGCGCGCCGTCGAGATCGGCATCGGCTCGATCGTGATCGACTCACGTATCGAGCTCGAGCGTCTCGCCGCGATCGTCGAGCGGCGCCGCGCGGACGATGCGGCCCCGCAGGCGGTGCTCGTCCGCGTCAACAGTGGCGTGCACGCCGAGACACACGATTTCCTGGCGACCGCCCATGAAGACCAGAAGTTCGGCTTCGCCCTGTCCGACGCCCCCGCGGTCGTCGCCCGCATCCGCGAGCTTCCGGGCCTGCGGTTCGTCGGGCTGCACTGCCATATCGGCTCGCAGATCTTCGGTACCCGCGGATTCGAAGAGTCCGCGGCGCGCGTGGTCGACCTCCACGCCGAGCTGCTCGCGGGCGGCGACATCCCGCTCCTCAACCTCGGTGGCGGCTTCGGCATCGCCTACACATCGGTCGACGAGCCCACGCCGATCGCCGATCTCGCCGAGGGCATCGTCGAGGCCGTCGCGCGGGAGTGCGACGTGCGCGGCATCCCCCTGCCGAATCTCGCGTTCGAGCCGGGCCGCACGATCGTCGGACGCGCCGGCGTCACGCTCTACGAAGTCGGCACGGTCAAGCCCGTCCACGCCAGCGACGACCTCACCCGCCTCTACGTGAGTGTCGACGGCGGCATGAGCGACAACGCCCGGCCCGCGCTGTACGGCGCACAGTACTCGGCGCGCCTCGCCTCACGCGCCTCGGATGTCGCGCCCGCCCTCTCCCGTGTGGTGGGCCGTCACTGCGAGTCCGGGGACATCGTCGTCGACGCCGAGTACCTGCCCGGCGACATCACTCCCGGCGATCTCCTCGCCGTGCCCGCGACCGGCGCCTACTGCTTCTCGCTATCGAGCAACTACAACTACGTGCCCCGTCCGCCGGTCGTCGCCGTGCGGGGCGGCACCGCCCGCGTGATCGTCCGCGGCGAGAGCATCGATGACCTGCTGGCGCGCGATCTGGGGGTCGCGACCCCCGCATCCGCCGAGACGTCCCCGGCCGAGGAGAAGGAATGA
- a CDS encoding homoserine dehydrogenase: MTDYRRLRVALLGAGAVGSQVADLLRTHADELSDRAGAALELVGIAVRNPDAPRDADLPRELFTTDSEQLIVGADIVIELMGGIEPARTDILLALSSGADVVTANKALLATHGPEIFDAADQVGASVYYEAAAAGAIPIIRPLRDSLAGDRVQRIMGIVNGTTNYILDRMDTEGSEFADVLADAQRLGYAEADPTADVEGFDAAQKAAILASLAFHTAVPLEAVHREGITAIDRQTMEAARHAGYVIKLLAVCERITDAEANSPTGEAISVRVYPALIPREHPLASVHGANNAVFVQAEAAGNLMFYGAGAGGVQTASAVLGDVVSAARRHIAGGVGVGESTRANLPVVPIGRVTTRYQITLEVSDEPGVLATVAGILSEGRVSIATIEQTIEPAAEAKSLLPAAQGVAGIARLVIGTHTAREQDLSDTVDRLAASGVVDRVVSVLRVEGN; encoded by the coding sequence ATGACCGACTACCGTCGACTGCGCGTGGCCCTGCTCGGAGCCGGAGCCGTCGGATCCCAGGTGGCGGACCTCCTGCGCACGCACGCCGACGAGCTCTCCGACCGTGCCGGCGCGGCTCTCGAGCTCGTGGGGATCGCCGTACGCAACCCGGACGCTCCGCGCGACGCCGATCTGCCGCGCGAGCTGTTCACCACCGATTCGGAACAGCTGATCGTCGGCGCCGACATCGTCATCGAGCTCATGGGCGGCATCGAGCCCGCGCGCACCGACATTCTGCTCGCGCTGTCGTCGGGCGCCGATGTCGTCACCGCGAACAAGGCGCTGCTGGCCACACACGGCCCCGAGATCTTCGACGCTGCCGACCAGGTGGGCGCCTCCGTCTATTACGAGGCCGCCGCCGCCGGCGCCATCCCGATCATCCGCCCGCTGCGCGATTCGCTGGCCGGCGACCGCGTGCAGCGCATCATGGGCATCGTCAACGGCACGACGAACTACATCCTCGACCGCATGGACACCGAGGGCAGCGAGTTCGCAGACGTCCTCGCCGACGCGCAGCGGCTGGGCTACGCCGAAGCCGATCCCACGGCCGATGTCGAAGGCTTCGACGCGGCTCAGAAGGCCGCCATCCTCGCGTCGCTCGCGTTCCACACGGCCGTTCCCTTGGAAGCGGTGCACCGCGAGGGCATCACCGCCATCGACCGTCAGACGATGGAAGCGGCCCGCCACGCCGGGTACGTCATCAAGCTGCTCGCGGTGTGCGAGCGGATCACGGATGCCGAGGCGAACTCGCCCACCGGCGAAGCCATCTCGGTGCGGGTGTACCCCGCGCTGATTCCGCGCGAGCATCCGCTGGCGAGCGTCCACGGCGCCAACAATGCGGTGTTCGTGCAGGCCGAGGCCGCCGGAAACCTCATGTTCTACGGCGCGGGTGCCGGCGGCGTGCAGACCGCGTCGGCGGTGCTCGGCGATGTCGTCTCGGCCGCCCGCCGCCACATCGCCGGCGGTGTGGGCGTCGGTGAGTCCACGCGTGCGAACCTTCCGGTCGTGCCGATCGGCCGCGTGACGACGCGCTACCAGATCACCCTCGAGGTCTCCGACGAGCCGGGCGTCCTCGCCACCGTCGCCGGCATCCTCAGTGAGGGTCGGGTCTCGATCGCGACGATCGAGCAGACCATCGAACCGGCTGCGGAGGCGAAGAGCCTGCTCCCCGCCGCACAGGGCGTCGCGGGCATCGCGCGCCTCGTCATCGGCACCCACACGGCCCGCGAGCAGGATCTCAGCGACACCGTCGACCGTCTCGCCGCCAGCGGCGTGGTCGACCGGGTCGTGTCGGTCCTGCGCGTCGAAGGAAACTGA
- the thrC gene encoding threonine synthase: MAHVWQGVLREYADRLGVTEASTVVTLGEGGTPLIPAAALSQQTGANVFIKFEGMNPTGSFKDRGMTVALSRAVEHGAKAVICASTGNTSASAAAYAAHAGITAAVLVPEGKIAMGKLSQAVVHGGRLIQVRGNFDDCLEIARELADNYPVHLVNSVNPDRIEGQKTAAYEVVSQLGDAPDFHLIPVGNAGNYTAYSRGYREEAARGVATKVPRMFGFQAEGSAPLVRGEVVRNPETIASAIRIGNPASWELALEARDATQGWFGAIDDARILAAQKLLASTAGVFVEPASAIGVAGLLDRAAASIIPAGATVVITVTGHGLKDPQWALRNADGTEVEPTVVDATTSEVASVLDLA; encoded by the coding sequence ATGGCACACGTCTGGCAGGGAGTCCTGCGCGAGTACGCCGATCGGCTCGGTGTCACCGAGGCGTCCACGGTCGTGACGCTCGGCGAGGGAGGCACGCCGCTGATTCCGGCCGCCGCGCTGTCGCAGCAGACCGGCGCGAACGTCTTCATCAAGTTCGAGGGCATGAACCCGACGGGCTCGTTCAAGGACCGCGGCATGACCGTCGCGCTCTCGCGCGCCGTCGAGCACGGTGCGAAGGCCGTCATCTGTGCCTCGACCGGCAACACCTCGGCATCCGCTGCCGCCTACGCGGCCCACGCGGGCATCACTGCGGCTGTGCTGGTGCCGGAGGGCAAGATCGCGATGGGCAAGCTCAGTCAGGCGGTCGTGCACGGCGGTCGGCTGATCCAGGTGCGCGGCAACTTCGACGACTGCCTCGAGATCGCTCGCGAGCTCGCCGACAACTACCCCGTCCACCTCGTCAACTCGGTCAACCCCGACCGCATCGAGGGGCAGAAGACGGCCGCCTACGAGGTCGTCTCGCAGCTCGGCGACGCGCCCGACTTCCACCTGATCCCGGTCGGAAATGCCGGCAACTACACGGCGTACTCGCGCGGGTACCGCGAAGAGGCGGCGCGTGGCGTGGCGACCAAGGTGCCGCGGATGTTCGGCTTCCAGGCCGAAGGCTCGGCGCCTCTCGTGCGCGGCGAGGTCGTCCGCAACCCCGAGACGATCGCCTCGGCCATCCGCATCGGCAACCCCGCGTCGTGGGAGCTCGCGCTCGAAGCCCGCGATGCGACGCAGGGCTGGTTCGGCGCGATCGACGACGCGCGCATCCTCGCGGCGCAGAAGCTGCTGGCCAGCACGGCCGGCGTCTTCGTGGAGCCGGCGTCGGCCATCGGCGTCGCGGGTCTGCTCGACCGTGCCGCCGCGAGCATCATCCCCGCGGGCGCCACGGTCGTCATCACGGTCACCGGACACGGTCTGAAGGACCCCCAGTGGGCCCTGCGCAACGCCGATGGCACCGAGGTCGAGCCCACGGTGGTCGATGCGACCACCAGTGAGGTCGCGTCCGTCCTCGACCTGGCATGA
- the thrB gene encoding homoserine kinase codes for MTTLASVERSVAVRVPATSANLGPGFDTLGLALSSYDELTVTALPERGLEILVSGEGAADVPTDASHLVVRSMAYAFEAVGREMPGIRLEAHNTIPHGRGMGSSGAAVVAGLLAAKGLLAGEVEIGPDALLRLATELEGHPDNVAPALFGGLTIAWMDENGPQHKKLLVHRGVSPLVFVPDFTMSTAVARGLAPLQVPREDAVFNVSRSALLIAALTQSPELLMAATEDKLHQSYRAQAMPATDQLVRALRARGFAAVVSGAGPSVLVLADGPGQRLEAAEVAASVTDTPWEPRLLAVDVKGGTVRNHTEGATA; via the coding sequence ATGACCACCCTCGCTTCCGTGGAACGCTCCGTCGCGGTCCGTGTACCCGCCACGAGTGCCAACCTCGGTCCCGGGTTCGATACTCTGGGCCTCGCTCTGAGCTCGTATGACGAACTCACCGTCACCGCTCTGCCGGAGCGTGGACTGGAGATTCTTGTGTCGGGCGAGGGGGCGGCCGATGTCCCGACCGATGCTTCGCACCTCGTCGTGCGCTCGATGGCCTACGCCTTCGAGGCCGTCGGGCGCGAGATGCCCGGCATCCGTCTGGAGGCGCACAACACGATTCCGCACGGGCGGGGCATGGGATCGTCGGGTGCCGCCGTCGTCGCGGGTCTGCTCGCGGCGAAGGGCCTGCTCGCCGGCGAGGTCGAGATCGGCCCCGATGCGCTGCTGCGCCTCGCGACCGAGCTCGAAGGACATCCCGACAACGTCGCTCCCGCGCTGTTCGGCGGACTGACGATCGCGTGGATGGACGAGAACGGTCCGCAACACAAGAAGCTCCTCGTGCACCGCGGCGTCTCGCCGCTGGTGTTCGTTCCCGACTTCACGATGTCGACGGCCGTCGCCCGGGGGCTCGCACCTCTTCAGGTGCCTCGTGAGGATGCCGTGTTCAACGTCTCGCGCTCTGCGCTGCTGATCGCGGCGCTCACGCAGAGCCCGGAGCTGCTGATGGCCGCCACCGAGGACAAGCTCCACCAGTCGTACCGCGCGCAGGCGATGCCGGCGACCGATCAGCTCGTCCGCGCGCTGCGGGCACGCGGCTTCGCCGCCGTCGTCTCCGGCGCAGGGCCCAGCGTGCTCGTGCTCGCGGACGGCCCGGGTCAGCGTCTGGAGGCGGCGGAGGTCGCGGCATCCGTGACGGACACCCCGTGGGAGCCGCGCTTGCTCGCCGTCGACGTCAAGGGTGGTACAGTGAGGAACCATACGGAGGGTGCCACGGCGTGA
- the rho gene encoding transcription termination factor Rho, protein MESLSEIQTENTENVESAQSAGAEENTAEATPVAESTETAEVEAPAEESAAAIAEAVQTEAPDVEVASDVEAPAAAEVEPAPVEAEPAAAEAEPAAAEAEPAAAEEAPVVAEEKPAKAPRKRAPRRAKSADVAPAEDAATDAVTETAAAAQDPAESAASTPTAADETPAAEAAAETPAADAAETAAAGDASGAETTDSAAADAAGAAEGETPSRSRSRSRSRSRNRGQRGENGQNAQGAQNAQNNAPTAPAAEESADGDDEQSQGRGRQRNKRRGPAQNGDEFETEIGEDDVLIPIAGILDVLDNYAFVRTTGYLPGASDVYVSLGQVKKYNLRKGDAVVGAIKQPREGEQSSRQKYNALVKVDAINGLSVDDAAERVEFGKLTPLYPQERLRLETAPEKLTQRIIDLVAPIGKGQRGLIVAPPKAGKTIVLQQIANAIATNNPEVHLMVVLVDERPEEVTDMQRTVKGEVIASTFDRPAEDHTTVAELAIERAKRLVELGRDVVVLLDSITRLGRAYNVSAPTSGRVLSGGVDASALYPPKRFFGAARNIENGGSLTILATALVETGSKMDEVIFEEFKGTGNSELRLSRQLADKRIFPAVDVNASSTRREEMLLNPDEVKITWKLRRALAGLDPQQALEVVLGKLKETSSNVEFLYQMQNVQMKSVSTAGGGHSHGHENSIR, encoded by the coding sequence GTGGAGTCCCTCTCCGAGATCCAGACCGAGAACACCGAGAACGTCGAGAGCGCGCAGTCCGCCGGCGCCGAGGAGAACACCGCCGAGGCGACCCCGGTCGCCGAGAGCACCGAGACCGCTGAGGTCGAGGCTCCCGCCGAGGAGTCCGCCGCCGCTATCGCCGAGGCCGTTCAGACCGAGGCCCCCGACGTGGAGGTGGCCTCGGATGTCGAGGCTCCCGCCGCCGCCGAGGTCGAGCCCGCCCCCGTGGAGGCCGAACCCGCTGCGGCGGAGGCCGAACCCGCTGCGGCGGAGGCCGAGCCCGCTGCGGCGGAGGAGGCGCCCGTCGTCGCGGAGGAGAAGCCCGCGAAGGCTCCCCGCAAGCGTGCGCCGCGCCGCGCGAAGAGCGCCGACGTCGCGCCCGCTGAGGATGCCGCCACGGACGCGGTGACCGAGACCGCTGCCGCCGCGCAGGACCCGGCAGAGTCCGCCGCTTCGACGCCGACGGCGGCCGATGAGACCCCCGCGGCCGAGGCTGCGGCCGAGACTCCTGCCGCCGACGCCGCCGAGACCGCCGCCGCCGGCGACGCGTCGGGTGCCGAGACTACGGACAGCGCCGCGGCAGACGCGGCAGGCGCCGCCGAGGGCGAGACCCCCAGCCGCAGCCGCTCGCGCAGCCGCAGCCGCAGCCGCAACCGCGGTCAGCGCGGCGAGAACGGCCAGAACGCTCAGGGTGCGCAGAACGCCCAGAACAACGCTCCGACCGCTCCGGCCGCCGAAGAGAGCGCAGACGGCGACGACGAGCAGTCCCAGGGCCGCGGTCGCCAGCGCAACAAGCGTCGGGGCCCGGCGCAGAACGGCGACGAGTTCGAGACCGAGATCGGCGAGGACGACGTCCTCATCCCGATCGCCGGCATCCTCGACGTCCTCGACAACTACGCCTTCGTGCGCACCACCGGCTACCTGCCGGGGGCGAGCGACGTCTACGTGTCGCTCGGCCAGGTCAAGAAGTACAACCTGCGCAAGGGCGACGCCGTCGTCGGCGCCATCAAGCAGCCGCGCGAGGGCGAGCAGTCCAGCCGCCAGAAGTACAACGCGCTGGTCAAGGTCGACGCCATCAACGGGCTGTCGGTCGACGACGCCGCCGAGCGTGTCGAGTTCGGTAAGCTCACCCCGCTCTACCCGCAGGAGCGCCTGCGCCTGGAGACGGCGCCGGAGAAGCTCACGCAGCGCATCATCGACCTCGTCGCGCCCATCGGAAAGGGCCAGCGCGGCCTCATCGTCGCGCCCCCCAAGGCCGGCAAGACGATCGTGCTGCAGCAGATCGCCAACGCGATCGCGACGAACAACCCCGAGGTCCACCTCATGGTCGTGCTCGTCGACGAGCGTCCCGAAGAGGTCACCGACATGCAGCGGACCGTCAAGGGTGAGGTCATCGCCTCCACCTTCGACCGTCCCGCCGAAGACCACACCACGGTCGCGGAGCTGGCCATCGAGCGCGCGAAGCGCCTCGTCGAGCTCGGCCGCGATGTCGTCGTGCTCCTCGACTCGATCACGCGCCTGGGCCGCGCGTACAACGTCTCTGCACCCACGAGCGGCCGCGTGCTCAGCGGCGGCGTCGACGCGTCGGCGCTGTACCCGCCCAAGCGCTTCTTCGGGGCAGCCCGCAACATCGAGAACGGCGGCTCGCTGACCATTCTCGCCACGGCGCTCGTGGAGACCGGCTCGAAGATGGACGAGGTCATCTTCGAGGAGTTCAAGGGCACCGGCAACAGCGAGCTGCGCCTGTCGCGCCAGCTGGCCGACAAGCGGATCTTCCCGGCCGTCGACGTCAACGCGTCCTCGACCCGCCGCGAGGAGATGCTGCTGAACCCCGATGAGGTGAAGATCACCTGGAAGCTGCGTCGCGCCCTCGCCGGCCTCGACCCGCAGCAAGCCCTCGAGGTGGTGCTCGGCAAGCTCAAGGAGACGAGCTCCAACGTCGAGTTCCTCTACCAGATGCAGAACGTGCAGATGAAGTCGGTGTCCACGGCCGGCGGCGGCCACAGCCACGGGCACGAGAACAGCATCCGCTGA
- the prfA gene encoding peptide chain release factor 1, producing the protein MFESVQALIDEHRAVQEELSDPAVHADAARAKRVNRRYAELSRIVAAHDAWRAADDDLAAARELAREDDAFAEEVPALEERVAATQEKLRRLLIPRDPDDARDVILEVKAGEGGAESALFAADLLRMYLQYAASMGWKTELLERNESDLGGYKDVQVAIKGSSTDPAQGVWAHLKYEGGVHRVQRVPATESQGRIHTSTTGVLVFPEVDEPEEVQIDANDLKIDVFRSSGPGGQSVNTTDSAVRITHLPSGIVVSMQNEKSQLQNREAGMRVLRARLLAKQQEERDAAASDARRSQIRGMDRSERIRTYNFPENRIADHRTGYKAYNLDQVMDGALGPLIESAIAADEEARLAALGAD; encoded by the coding sequence GTGTTCGAGTCCGTCCAGGCGCTGATCGACGAGCACCGCGCGGTCCAGGAGGAACTCTCCGACCCCGCGGTGCACGCCGATGCCGCGCGCGCCAAGCGCGTCAACCGGCGCTACGCCGAGCTGTCCAGGATCGTCGCGGCCCACGACGCATGGCGGGCGGCGGACGACGACCTCGCGGCGGCGCGTGAACTCGCCCGCGAGGACGACGCTTTCGCCGAGGAGGTCCCGGCGCTCGAAGAACGGGTCGCGGCGACGCAGGAGAAGCTGCGGCGCCTGCTCATCCCACGCGACCCCGACGATGCGCGCGACGTGATCCTCGAGGTCAAAGCGGGTGAGGGCGGTGCCGAGTCGGCGCTGTTCGCGGCCGATCTGCTGCGGATGTATCTGCAGTACGCGGCATCCATGGGCTGGAAGACCGAGCTGCTGGAGCGCAACGAGTCCGACCTCGGCGGCTACAAGGACGTCCAGGTCGCCATCAAGGGAAGCTCGACCGATCCGGCGCAGGGCGTGTGGGCCCACCTCAAGTACGAGGGCGGCGTGCACCGCGTGCAGCGGGTTCCCGCGACCGAGTCGCAGGGGCGCATCCACACCTCGACGACCGGGGTGCTGGTCTTCCCGGAGGTCGACGAGCCCGAAGAGGTGCAGATCGACGCCAACGACCTGAAGATCGACGTGTTCCGCTCCTCGGGACCGGGGGGACAGTCGGTCAACACGACCGACTCCGCCGTGCGCATCACGCACCTTCCGAGCGGCATCGTCGTCTCGATGCAGAACGAGAAGAGCCAGCTGCAGAACCGCGAGGCGGGCATGCGCGTACTGCGTGCGCGACTGCTCGCGAAGCAGCAGGAGGAGCGGGATGCCGCGGCATCCGACGCCCGTCGTTCGCAGATCCGGGGGATGGACCGTTCGGAGCGCATCCGCACGTACAACTTCCCCGAGAACCGCATCGCGGACCACCGCACGGGCTACAAGGCCTACAACCTCGATCAGGTGATGGACGGGGCGCTCGGCCCGCTCATCGAGTCGGCGATCGCCGCCGACGAAGAGGCGCGACTCGCGGCGCTGGGCGCCGACTGA